The following proteins come from a genomic window of Geminicoccaceae bacterium SCSIO 64248:
- a CDS encoding EamA family transporter: MTSSELNLSKDLALLLALSTLWGASYSFIKVGVETIPPVTLIAARTAIAGFLLVIIIRWRGLRLPRDTITWWRFHFQACLNSVIPFTTIAWAQQTTDAALATILNATSPIFAFLLTVLVTRHEAVTGRKLFGVGAGIAGICLIVGVQALAGLGRELGAQLAIVAATVCYAGAAIFGRTFKGLDPLLPAAGSMLCGAVVLIPASLVIDRPWTVAPSMESVLALLALSVFSTALAFVIYFRLVQTLGSVGTTAQAYLRVPFGVAIGVVFLGESLSATAWIGLVCVVVAVAAMTIPARASVLSR; this comes from the coding sequence ATGACGTCCAGCGAGTTGAACCTGTCGAAAGACCTGGCGCTGCTGCTTGCGCTCTCGACCCTGTGGGGTGCTTCCTACAGCTTCATCAAGGTGGGCGTTGAAACCATCCCGCCCGTGACGCTGATCGCGGCCCGGACCGCGATCGCCGGATTTCTTTTGGTCATAATCATTCGTTGGCGCGGCTTGCGCCTGCCGAGGGATACGATCACCTGGTGGCGCTTTCACTTTCAGGCTTGCCTCAACAGCGTGATCCCCTTCACGACGATCGCCTGGGCGCAGCAGACGACCGACGCCGCGCTCGCGACCATCCTCAACGCCACCTCGCCGATCTTTGCCTTCCTGCTGACCGTGCTCGTGACGCGCCACGAAGCCGTAACGGGTCGCAAGCTGTTCGGAGTCGGAGCCGGCATCGCCGGCATTTGCCTGATCGTCGGCGTTCAGGCTCTCGCCGGCTTGGGGCGTGAGCTGGGGGCCCAGCTCGCCATCGTCGCCGCCACCGTCTGCTATGCCGGGGCGGCGATCTTCGGCAGGACCTTCAAAGGGCTCGATCCCCTATTGCCGGCGGCGGGCTCGATGCTCTGCGGGGCGGTTGTTCTCATTCCCGCCAGCCTCGTCATCGATCGCCCCTGGACCGTGGCGCCGTCGATGGAATCGGTCCTGGCCCTGCTGGCGCTTTCGGTGTTCTCCACCGCTCTCGCCTTCGTAATCTATTTCCGCCTCGTCCAGACACTGGGATCGGTCGGCACAACGGCACAAGCCTATCTGCGGGTGCCGTTCGGGGTGGCGATCGGCGTCGTGTTCCTGGGGGAAAGCCTATCCGCGACCGCATGGATCGGGTTGGTGTGTGTCGTCGTGGCTGTGGCCGCCATGACGATCCCAGCCCGCGCATCGGTACTGTCGCGCTGA
- a CDS encoding biotin transporter BioY — MPSAARSIDTAAFVPLRLNRSGVLPKVVLVLIGSLFLAASAQITVPMIPVPMTMQTYAVLVIGALCGWRLGALTVMAYLAEASLGLPFFSNGAAGAIHLVGPTGGYLLGFVLAAGLMGWMAERGWTGAGFVRSNAALLLAHAVILAAGVLWLAVLVGPAQALAVGFTPFILATVLKTALAYATIEAWRRSA, encoded by the coding sequence TGCCCTTGCGCCTGAACCGGTCGGGCGTGCTACCCAAGGTCGTGCTCGTCCTGATCGGCAGCCTGTTCCTGGCGGCGTCGGCGCAGATCACCGTGCCGATGATCCCCGTGCCCATGACCATGCAGACCTACGCGGTCCTCGTGATCGGCGCGCTGTGCGGCTGGCGCCTGGGCGCGCTGACCGTGATGGCCTATCTGGCCGAGGCGTCGCTCGGCCTGCCGTTCTTCTCGAACGGTGCCGCCGGTGCCATCCATCTGGTCGGGCCGACCGGCGGCTACCTCCTTGGCTTCGTCCTGGCCGCCGGCCTGATGGGCTGGATGGCGGAGCGCGGCTGGACGGGCGCCGGGTTCGTCCGCAGCAACGCGGCGCTGCTGCTCGCGCACGCCGTGATCCTGGCCGCCGGCGTCCTTTGGCTGGCGGTGCTGGTCGGGCCGGCCCAGGCGCTCGCCGTCGGCTTCACGCCCTTCATCCTGGCGACCGTGCTCAAGACCGCGCTCGCCTACGCCACGATCGAGGCCTGGCGGCGCAGCGCCTGA